One segment of Pseudophryne corroboree isolate aPseCor3 chromosome 10, aPseCor3.hap2, whole genome shotgun sequence DNA contains the following:
- the LOC134965153 gene encoding free fatty acid receptor 3-like, with translation MIDFPGSECLFLFVYVTTFVTGLPLNLIALCTLIKKCRQNLLPVDILLINLTISDLILLSFLPFRMVEAASDMKWTMPYVLCPLTNYMHFSSIYITSLFLMAISVERYLAIAFPIKYKLLQKRIYSLVASVFIWCVAIVHCSIVYIVESVVPINETETNVTVCYGAFTPPQLAILLPVRLEICLLLFCVPFVITVFCYVSFIKIIMSQARIQRKRKLRAIGLVVATLINFIICFMPYNVSHVVGFIIGDSPNWRVYTMLLSTFNASVDPIIFYYSSASFKKAFLEGLLHVMKSLNFGSRLYKYCIAYFEKENEETRASC, from the coding sequence ATGATTGATTTCCCTGGCTCCGAGTGTCTCTTTTTGTTTGTCTACGTTACTACTTTTGTAACAGGGCTTCCTCTGAACTTAATAGCCCTTTGCACACTTATAAAAAAGTGTCGGCAAAATCTTCTCCCTGTGGACATTCTGCTGATAAACTTGACCATTTCTGATTTGATTCTTCTGTCATTTCTCCCATTCCGTATGGTGGAGGCAGCATCCGATATGAAGTGGACTATGCCCTATGTCCTTTGTCCTTTGACCAATTATATGCACTTCAGTAGTATTTATATCACCTCGCTCTTCCTCATGGCCATAAGTGTGGAGAGATACTTGGCTATCGCTTTCCCGATAAAGTACAAGCTGCTGCAGAAACGCATCTACTCCTTGGTGGCCAGTGTCTTCATTTGGTGCGTGGCAATAGTCCACTGCAGTATTGTCTACATTGTCGAAAGTGTCGTGCCTATTAATGAGACAGAAACCAATGTGACAGTGTGTTATGGTGCATTTACACCACCCCAGTTGGCCATTCTACTGCCTGTACGCCTGGAGATATGTCTTCTGCTCTTCTGCGTCCCATTTGTGATCACCGTCTTCTGTTATGTTAGCTTTATCAAGATTATTATGTCGCAGGCTCGCATACAGAGGAAAAGAAAACTAAGGGCCATTGGGCTGGTGGTGGCCACTCTCATCAACTTCATCATTTGCTTCATGCCCTATAACGTATCGCATGTGGTGGGCTTTATCATAGGCGACAGTCCGAATTGGAGGGTCTACACTATGCTCCTCAGCACTTTTAATGCATCTGTGGATCCTATCATATTTTACTACTCATCAGCCTCATTCAAGAAAGCATTTCTGGAGGGCCTTCTGCATGTGATGAAATCACTCAATTTTGGATCGCGTCTGTATAAATATTGCATTGCGTATTTTGAAAAAGAGAATGAAGAGACAAGagcttcttgctga